GTACTACAGCACGCCGACCGACGTGTTCCGCGAAGCCGGGATCAGCCTCGTGATCTGGGCGAACCATCTGCTGCGCGCCGCGACCTCGGCCATGCAGTCGGTGGCCGCTGAGATTCACCGCAACGAAACGCTCATCAACGTCGAAGACCGCGTGGCCACCGTGGACGAGATTTTCCGTCTGCAAGACGCCGACGAGTACACACAGGCCGAAGACCGCTACCTGTCCGCCGCCAATGCACCGCGCTCGGCCATCGTGCTGGCCGCCAGCCGCGGCAAGAACCTGGAAAGCGTGACGACCGACCGTCCGAAGGTCATGCTGCCAGTCGCGGGCAAGCCGCTGCTGCGCTGGCTGGTCGACGGCTTCAAGAAGCAGAACGTGAACGACATTACGGTCGTGGGCGGCTATCGTGCCGACGCGATCGACACCGCCGGGATCACGCTCGCCGTCAACGAACGTCACGCCGAGACGGGCGAACTGGCTTCGCTCGCCCGCGTTGCCAACGCCTTCACGCAAGACACCGTGGTGTCATACGGCGACCTGCTGTTCCGCAGCTACATCGTGCGCGATCTGGTCGAGAGCGCTGCGGACTTCACCGTCGTGGTCGACTCCACGGCGGCGGCCACTGCCAACGCGGCTAACGCCAGCGTGCGCGACTTCGCGTATTGCTCGGCAGGTGACGACCGTGGCCTGTTCGGTCAGCAAGTGCTGCTCGAAAAGATCAGCGGCGACGCCTCGGACGCGGGCCGCACGCCCAACGGCCGCTGGATCGGTCTGCTCGGTGTGCGTGGCGACGAAGGCCGCGCGCAACTCCAACGCGTTTTCGCCGCGCTTCAGACGCGCGCCGATTTCGACCAGCTCGGCATGCCCGAACTAATCAATGCGCTGGCCGCCGATGGCGCCAAGATCGAGGTGCAATACGTGCACGGCCACTGGCGCGGTGTGAACGACATGGAAGAATTCCGCCGCGCGGCCGATTTCGCCCATGGTCAGACGCCGTTCAGCGGCACCGCTCCGGAGACGCAAGGTGATTGAGGCAGGTCAGTTCGTCGAAGCCGCGCGCAAGCACGGCTTCACCTGGTACACCGGTGTGCCGTGTTCGTTCCTCACGCCGTTCATCAATTACGTGCTGCAAGACCCGACGCTGCACTACCTGTCGGCGGCCAACGAGGGCGACGCGGTCGCCATCGCAGCAGGCGCGACGCTCGGTGAAGGCCGTGGCGCGCGCTCGGTCACGATGATGCAGAACTCGGGCCTCGGCAACGCCGTCAGCCCGCTCACGTCGCTCACCTGGACGTTCCGCCTGCCACAGTTGCTGATCGTGACGTGGCGCGGCCAACCGGGCATTACCGATGAGCCGCAACACGCGCTCATGGGCCCGATCACGCCGGCCATGCTCGACCTGATGGAAGTGCCCTGGGAGTTGTTCCCGACCGAGCCCGATGCGATTGCACCGGCGCTGGAGCGCGCGGTGCGTCATATGGACGAGACCGGCCGCCCCTATGCGCTGGTGATGCAAAAGGGCAGCGTGGCGCCGTTCCCGCTGCAACCGTCGGAGCGTCCCGCACGTCCGGCACAACCGGCACCGGTGTCGGTCATGCGCGGTGTTGCGCCGTCGGACATGCCGACGCGTCGCGACGCCCTCGCCCGCGTCATCGCACACACGCCGCTCGAAGGCACCGTCGTGCTGGCATCGACCGGCTTCTGCGGGCGCGAACTCTACGCCCTCGACGACCGTGCCAACCAGCTCTATATGGTCGGCTCGATGGGATGTGTGACGACGCTGGCGCTGGGTCTCGCGCTCGCGCGGCCGGACCTGCGCGTGGTCGCGCTCGACGGCGACGGTGCGGCACTCATGCGCATGGGCGCATTTGCGACACTGGGCGCTTACGGCCCGTCGAACCTTATCCATCTGCTGCTCGATAACGCCTCGCACGACTCGACCGGCGCACAGGCGACGGTCTCGCCGACGGTGTCGTTCGCCGGTGTCGCCGCGGCCAGCGGCTACGCGCTGGCGCTCGAGGGCGATACGCTCGACGTCATCGAGCAGTTGTTCGACGGTCGTAGCCATAGCCTGAACGACGGCCCGCGCTTCGCATGTCTGACGACGCGCCCTGGCACGCCGGACGGCCTGCCGCGTCCGAAGGTGACGCCGGAAGCCGTGAAGTCGCGACTGATGGACCATATTGCACAACGCGCACAGGCTTCGGCCTGAGCGATCCCCCTTTACGATATCTGCCGAGGAAGCTTCGCCATGCTGTTACTGAATCCGGGCCCCGTTACCCTGACCGAGCGTGTTCGCAAGAGTCTGCTGCAACCCGATCTGTGCCACCGCGAGCCTGAATTCTTCGACTTGCAGGACGAAGCCCGCGCACGTCTGACGGCCGTCTACGGCCTCGACCCGGCCGAGTGGACGCCGGTGCTGATGACCGGTTCGGGCACGGCGGCCGTCGAGAGCATGACGGCTGGCCTCGTGCCGGAAGGCGGCCGCCTGCTGATCGTCGAGAACGGCGTGTATGGCGAGCGCATCTCGCAGATCGCGAAGCAATATCGCATCGATCACGACGTCATCCATTTCGAATGGATGCAAGCGCCGGAGCTGGCGCAGATCGTCGCCAAGCTGGACGCCGCAGGCGAGCGTCCGTACACGAATGTCGCGATCATTCACCACGAGACGACCACCGGCCGTCTGAACGATCTGACGGGCATCTCGCGTGTGTGCCGTGAGCGCGGTATCGACCTGCTGGTCGACGGCGTGAGCAGCTTCGCTGCCGAAGCCATCGACTTCAACGACTCCGCCATCGTCGCCGTCGCCGCGACCGCGAACAAGTGCGTGCACGGCGTGCCGGGCGTGTCGTTCGTGCTCGTGCGCAAGGCAGCCCTCGCGAAGGCGTTCGCCCGCACCTACTATCTGGATATCGCGCGCCTCGCCAAGCTGCAGGCCGAGCGCAATACGCCGTTCACGCCGTCCGTGCAGGCTTACTACGCGCTCGTCGAAGCCCTGCGCGAACTGGACGATGCGGGCGGTTGGAAAAAGCGTCACGCGCACTACGGCGCACTCGCCGAGCAAGCGCGCGCCGGTCTGGCCGCGCTGGGGATCGACAGCGTGCTGCCTCCGGGCGAATCGTCGGTAGTGCTGCGCGCCTACAAGCTGCCAGCTGGCGTCGACTATCCGCGTCTGCACGACTGGCTCAAAGCCGACGGCTTCGTCATTTACGCCGGTCAGGGCGGTCTGTCGAAGGAACTGTTCCGTATCTCGACGATGGGCAACCTCACGGCTGCCGACATCGATCGCCTGCTGGCCTCCTTCGCCCGACTGGTGAAGTAAGCCGGGGACGGACGTTCAGCCATGACAGACCTGCTAGCCAGCCTCCGCTCCCCTGCCGAACTGCGCGCGCTCTCGCGCCCCGAATTGCGCCGCGTGGCCGACGAACTGCGCGCCTGCGTGCTCGAGAACGTCTCGCGCACCGGCGGGCACCTGTCGTCGAATCTGGGCACCGTCGAGCTGACGATCGCCCTGCACTATGTCTTCGATACGCCGAACGACCGGATCGTGTGGGACGTGGGTCATCAGACCTACCCGCACAAGATCCTGACGGGTCGACGCGAAGCCATGCCGACGCTGCGTCAGTGGCAAGGGCTGTCGGGCTTTCCGAAGCGCGACGAATCGCCGTACGACACGTTCGGTACGGCGCATTCGAGCACGTCGATTTCGGCAGCGCTGGGCATGGCGCTGGCCAGCAAGGTCAAGGGTGAAAAGCGTCACGCCATTGCCGTGATTGGCGATGGCGCGATGACTGCGGGCGAAGCGTTCGAAGCGCTGAACAATGCCGGTGTGTACGACGATCTGCCGTTTCTCGTCGTGCTCAACGACAACGATATGTCGATCTCGCCGCCGGTCGGCGCGCTCAATCAGTACCTCACGCGCCTGATGTCCGGTCAGTTTTACTCGGCGGGTAAGGAAAGCGTGCGCAATCTGCTGCGCAACGCGCCCGCGCCGATGCGCGAACTCGCTCACAAGCTCGAAGAACACGCCAAGGCCATCGTCTCGCCCACAGGCACGATGTTCGAGGAATTCGGCTTCAACTATCTCGGTCCCATCGACGGCCACGATCTCGACGCGCTGATCCCGGCGCTCGAGAACATCAAGGCGCTCAAGGGGCCGCAGTTCCTGCATGTGGTCACACGCAAAGGCCGTGGCTACAAGCTGGCCGAAGCCGATCCCGTGCTGTACCACGGGCCGGGCAAGTTCAATCCGAGCGAAGGCATTCGTCCGGCCGCACCGGGCACCGTTTCGGCCAAAACCTACACGCAGGTGTTCGGGGAATGGCTGTGCGATGCGGCAGCGGCAGACAAGCGCGTTGTCGGCGTGACGCCAGCCATGCGCGAAGGCTCCGGTCTTGTCGAATTCGAGAAGCGTTTTCCGGACCGCTATTACGACGTCGGCATTGCCGAGCAGCACGCCGTCACGTTTGCGGGCGGGCTGGCGACGGAAGGTCTGCGGCCGGTCGTCGCGATCTACTCGACGTTCCTGCAACGCGGCTACGACCAGTTGATTCATGACGTCGCCTTGCAAAATCTGCCGGTCCTCTTCGCTATCGACCGTGGCGGTCTGGTGGGTGCGGACGGTGCGACCCACGCGGGTGCGTACGACATCGCCTATCTGCGCTGCATCCCGAATATGGTGGTAATGGCCCCGGCCGACGAGAACGAATGCCGTCAGATGTTGCAGACGGCACTTGGCATCGATGGGCCGAGCGCGGTGCGCTATCCGCGCGGCACCGGCCCCGGCGTGAAGACCGAAGCGGGTTTGTCGACGCTGCCGGTCGGCCGTGCGCAGGTGCGCCGTCAGAGCGCCGCCCCCGCAGGCAAGCGTGTTGCGATCCTGGCCTTCGGGTCGATGGTCGCGTTGGCCGAAAACGTGGCGCAAGCCTTCGACGCCAGCGTGGTCAACATGCGCTTTGTCAAACCGCTGGACGAAGCGACGGTACTGGAGATGGCGCGAACGCACGACCTCGTGGTGACGCTCGAAGAAGCTGCGGTGATGGGCGGTGCAGGCACGGCCTGCGTGGAAGCACTCAATGCCAACGGCGTGTTGGTGCCTGTGCTTCAACTGGGTCTGCCCGACACGTACATCGATCAGGGCACGCCCGCGCAGCAACTGGCCTCCGTTGGCCTCGATGTGCCGGGCATCACGGCCTCGATTCGTCGCGCGATGGCTGAGCGTCTCGGTGGGTCGGTCGAGGCGGTGTAGTGCGCATTTGACGGCGTACACGAGCATCCACCGCTCAATCGTCGCACCTGAGACACTAAGAAAAACGGCACCTTTCGGTGCCGTTTCTCATTGTCTTTCAGCTGTCGCGTGGTCAGGGCTGCTTCGGCGGCACGGCTTTCTCGCGCGGCTTACCCATTAGCACCGGCTGGAAGAACACAGCGCCGATGAGCGTACACACCAGCGACAGCGCCAGCAGCTTGCCCATGCTCGACGTGCCCGGGTGGTGCGACAGCCAGAGGCTGCCGAACGCGATGCCCGTGGTCGCCGCAGACAGCACGATTGCCTGCGTAAGACCGGACGCCAGCAAGCGGTACTGCCCGTGACGCCATGCGATCACGTAGTAGATCTTGAACGCCACACCGACCCCCAGCAGCAACGGCAGCGCAATGATGTTTGCAAAGTTCAGCGGCAACCCGATCAGCACCGTCACCTCGAGCGTGACCGCCGCCGAGACCAGCAGCGGGACCAGCGTGCGCAGCACGTCACCGAAGCTGCGCAGCGCCAGCCACAGCAGCACCGTGATCGACAGCAGCGCCCACGCGCCTGCCTCGATAAACGCGCGAATGATCGTGTTGGCCGAACGCAGAATCGAGATCGGGCCGCCGACGGCGTCCGGCGTCGTACGCAGCACGGCCTCGGTGAACTTGCGCAGCATCACGTCGTCGCTCGGGTCCGCGCCCTTCTCCACGCGCGGCGAGATGTTGACGAGAGCACGTCCGTCAGCAGCCACCCATTGGGACGCGATGTCCTTCGGCAGCGATTCACGCGTCACCAACTTCGGCTGCAGGGCATCGCGCAGTTGACCGAGCGCCAACTTCAGCGGGTCGGCAATCGCGCGATCCGCACGGTCACGCGTTGCCGGATCAGCCGCGGCAAGCTTGCGCATCGCCGCCGCCAGCCGCTGTGCTTCCTTCGCACCCTCGCCCGGGTAATCGAGTGCGGCGTCTTCCAACTGGCCTGCGGCCGTCTTGAGCGCCGAGACGCGCGTGGCATCCGGCACAGCGGCCAGCGGCGTTTGCGTGAGCACCGGCAGCAGCGACTTCGCCGCCGTACCAATCATCGCCAGCTTGGCGGGCTGGTCGGACGGCAGGAACGTGGTGAGCGTTACCACGCGACCGATCTCCGGCACGGCGCGCAGCTTCGCGGCTTCGGCGTCGGCATCCGCGAGGTTCGGCGCGAGCAACTGCACATCGTTGACACCTGCTTCCGGAGAATTCGAAAGATCGATGAGCGTCGCCATCGACTCCGTATGCGGATCTTTCAGATGCAGCGGATTGAAGTCGAAATGCAGATGCGCGAGCAACGGCAATCCGGCAATGACCAGTGCGAGCGTGCCGTAAAGCAACGGCTTGCGGTGCTTCTCGGTGAAATCATCCACCGGCCCGAGGCTGCGGAACCCGGGCGGGCTCGGCTCGCCCTTGGGTTTGAACACGCTGATGAGCGCAGGCAGCAACGTAATCGCCGACGGGAAGGCAACGCACAGAATGCCGACACCCGCGATCAGGCCCAGTTCGGACACGCCGCGATAGTCCGTCGGCAGGAACGAGAAGAAGCTTGCCGCCGTGGCCGCTGCGGCCAGCGTGAGCGGCATCGCAATCTGCTTGCCTGCGCCACTCAATGCGCCGCGCAGGACTTCGTCGCCCGATTTGCCTTCGTCGTGCTCCAGACGATGGCGCTCTTCCCGATAGCGCACGCCGAACTGAATGCCGAAGTCCACACCGATGCCGACGAACAGCACCGCGAACGCCACGGAAATCATGTTGAGCGCGCCGACCATCATCAGACCGAGCGCAAACGTGACGGCCAGCCCGGCGAGCAAGGTGATGAAGACCGCGAGAATCATCTTGCCCGAGCGCACGGCCAGCCACAGCACCACGAGCACGGCAAGCAGCGTGATGACGGCGTTCGGCCCTGCGTCCTGACGCACCGAAGCGAACTCTTCGTCCGACAGCGGACGCGGGCCGGTGAGACGCACCGTCGCGCCGTAGCGCTCGCCAAGCTTGAGGTCGGCGACGGCATCGCGAATACGCGTGGCCGCGTTGGCCCCCGCTTCGAGCGCGCCGTAATCCAGTACCGGCTGCACCTGCACGTAGCTGCGTGCGACGGTATCGGGCGCGACCAGCGCGCGCCATGACATGGCGGCCGGACGATTGGCGAGCACGGCCTCCGAGGCGTCTGCCGCGTTGCCCAGCAGGCGCGACATATCGGAAAGCTTCACCTGACCGGTCAGCAACGGCGTCTGCAACGTCACCGACAGCAGGTTCGACAGACCGGCAAGGCTAGGATCCTGCGCAAGACGGTTGAGTAACGGTTTGGCGTCTTCAAGCTTGCCGGTGAGCGACTTGACGTCGTCCGTCGACGCGAACAGCAAAGCATTGTGCGCGAAGAAGTCGCCCGCGCCGGGACGACTCACCGCGCGGAACACGTCCGTCTCGCTTTCCAGCTTGGCCGCCAATTCGGCCGCAGCCTTGTCGGCGAACTCGGCGGCGGGTGCCTGCACGACGGCCAGCGTCAGATCGGTCTTCTGCGGGAACGCGCGGTCGATTTCACGACCGCGTTCGGCGGCCGGGGTATTCAGATCGATCAGGCTGGAGACGTCGGTGTTGATCGCGAAATGCTTGGCGACGTACACGCAACTGGCCACCACGAGCAGCAGCGAAGCGAAGATGACCGGGTACGCGTGCTTCGCCGAAAAACGGACGATGCGCACGACGAGCGAAGTCAGCATGAAGCGGTTCCGGAAGAAAGTGGAAGTCTCACTGTGACGTCCCACGCATTGCCCGACGCCACCCAACACGTAACGAAAGGTTAAACATTGGCGGGAATCAGGAACCAATTGCGGAGAAGTTCCGTCGATCAGCCAGAGAATGCGCAGTGAACAGTGAATTTACAAAATCGCAGCAGTATACAGGGGCCGCGTGTGCGTCACGTGCACTACACTACGGCCTACCCCCGAATCCAACCTATTCAGACAAGCTGGCATGAATAAATTCCTGATGACGGTGGCTGCCGTCGCATTGAGCGGTATCGGCAGCGTAGCGACCGTATCCAGTGCCTGGGCGCAAGCAAGCGCCAATCCGAACGACATGGTGAAGACGGCCGTCGAGACGGTCGTCAAGGGCGTGAAGGCCGATCCGGCGGCGAAGACCGGTGACGTCACCGCCACGGCGCGCGTCGTCGCCCGCGACTTCCTGCCGTATGCCGACTTTCTGCGCACCACGCGCTTTGCCGTCGGCCCGAAGGCGTTCGACACCGCCACCCCCACCCAACAACAGCAGGTCTTCGAACAGTTCCAGCAACTGCTCGTGAACACCTTTGCGCTGCAACTCTCGCAAGTGCGCGGCAACGACCTGACGTTCAAGTTCGATCCGGCGAAACTCACCGCGAACAGCAGTGACGTCGTGGTGGGCGCGACCGTCAGCGGCACGGGCGACAACCTGTCGGTCGCTTACCGTCTTACTAAGACCGACAAGGGCTGGAAGATCTACGACATCAACATGATGGGCGAAAACGTGGCCAACGCCTGGCTCATCCAGTTGTACCAGCCGCAGTTCAAGGCGCGCATCGCCCAAGGCGGCATCGACAGCCTGATCGCCTACCTGCGCGAGAAGAACGAGCGTTTCGGCAAGTAAAATCAACGACTTAGAGAAGCCTTCGGCTTCCGGCCGTACGCATTGAAATACCGTTCTCCGAAGTTTCCGGGGAATGGCGGCAGGATCGGCGCAGAACTCATCCAGATCAGCGCCGATTCGTCAACATTTATGCAACACTTGCCGACGCCTTCCTACCGGGGGTCGTCAGCAATATTTGGCGGCCGCGGTTACAATCGTCGCTTGTCAAACGACCGGACGGCGGTCCCCCCGCGGGTGCGTACGATTTGCCATCGAAACTGGCCTCGTACCCTCCATCGCGCCTTGATCCCAGGCGCATGGAAACCTGATAGAAACCGCCATCCCGGCCGACCTGAGCCGGAGAGCTGAATGCAAGTCTTACTTGCCCAACCCCGCGGGTTTTGTGCGGGTGTCATACGTGCCATCGAGATCGTAGAACGTGCGCTGGAAAAATACGGTGCACCGGTCTACGTTCGCCATGAGATCGTCCATAACAAACACGTGGTCGATTCGCTCAAGGCGAAGGGTGCGCGCTTTATCGCCGAGTTGTCCGAAGCCCCTGCGGGCGCTGTCACCATTTTCAGCGCCCATGGCGTCGCACGCGTCGTCGAGCAGGAAGCGGAGATTCGCGGCCTGAAGGTGCTCAATGCCACCTGCCCGCTCGTCACCAAGGTGCACATTCAAGGCAAGAACTACGTGTCTGCCGGCCGCGAAGTCATTCTGATCGGTCACGCCGGACACCCGGAAGTCGAGGGGACGATGGGCCAGATCGACGGTCCGGTTCACCTCGTGCAGACCGAGGACGATGTCGATGCCCTGCCGCTCGCCATCGACACACCGGTCTCGTACGTGACGCAGACCACGCTGTCGGTCGACGAGACTCGCGGTATCATTGCTGCGCTGCAACGTCGCTTTACCAATATCGTCGGCCCGAACACCAAAGACATCTGCTACGCCACGCAAAATCGCCAGACCGCCGTGCGCGAGCTGTGCGAGCGTGTGGACGTGCTGCTCGTGGTCGGGGCGACGAATAGCTCGAACTCGAACCGCCTGCGCGAAATCGGCTCCGAAATGGGGCTGCCGAGCTATCTCGTGGCCGACGGCTCCGAGGTAAATCCGGAATGGGTGCGCGGCAAAGCCCGCATCGGTATTACCGCAGGGGCGTCCGCGCCCGAGCGCATGGTCGAAGACGTGATCGACGCGCTGCGTCGCATCGACACGGTCGAAGTGACTCTCATGGACGGCATCGAGGAAACTATCCAGTTCCGCTTGCCGTCGGAATTGACCAAAGACGAGCCGGTCGCCGCACGCCACGCGGTCGCTGGCTAACGCTATACGAACAGGAGCCGAACTTGGCCATCCCCTTCCTGCAACAGGCGTATGTTGGCGCCTATCTGATGAAGCAACGCTTCAAGGGCAACAAGCGCTACCCGCTGGTGCTGATGCTCGAACCGCTCTTCCGCTGCAACCTGGCCTGCTCGGGCTGCGGCAAGATCGACTATCCGGATCCCATCCTGAACCAGCGCGTCTCACTCAAGGACTCCCTTGACGCCGTGGACGAGTGCGGCGCACCGGTCGTCTCGATCGCCGGCGGCGAGCCGCTGCTGCACAAAGAGATGCCGGAGATCGTCAAGGGCATCATCGCGCGCAAGAAGTTCGTGTACCTGTGCACGAACGCCCTGCTGCTCGAAAAGAAGATCGACGACTACGAGCCGAGCCCGTTCTTCGTGTGGTCGATCCACCTCGACGGCGACCGTGAAATGCACGACGCCGCGGTGTCGCAGGAAGGCGTGTACGACCGCGCCGTGGCCGCCATCAAGCTGGCGAAGTCGCGCGGTTTCCGTGTGAACATCAACTGCACGCTGTTC
This window of the Pandoraea sputorum genome carries:
- the aepX gene encoding phosphoenolpyruvate mutase, which codes for MNAPDAFTLPPTATRAAQLRAMLLSNQLEFLMEAHNGISARIVREAGFKGIWASGLTISAQFGVRDNNEASWTQVVDNLEFMADASDLPILLDGDTGYGNFNNMRRLVRKLEQRGIAGVCIEDKVFPKTNSFIGGERQPLADIDEFCGKIKAGKDSQADDDFSIVARVEALIAGWGMEEALRRAEAYHQAGADAILIHSKLKRADEIVQFAREWGNRCPLVIVPTKYYSTPTDVFREAGISLVIWANHLLRAATSAMQSVAAEIHRNETLINVEDRVATVDEIFRLQDADEYTQAEDRYLSAANAPRSAIVLAASRGKNLESVTTDRPKVMLPVAGKPLLRWLVDGFKKQNVNDITVVGGYRADAIDTAGITLAVNERHAETGELASLARVANAFTQDTVVSYGDLLFRSYIVRDLVESAADFTVVVDSTAAATANAANASVRDFAYCSAGDDRGLFGQQVLLEKISGDASDAGRTPNGRWIGLLGVRGDEGRAQLQRVFAALQTRADFDQLGMPELINALAADGAKIEVQYVHGHWRGVNDMEEFRRAADFAHGQTPFSGTAPETQGD
- the aepY gene encoding phosphonopyruvate decarboxylase is translated as MIEAGQFVEAARKHGFTWYTGVPCSFLTPFINYVLQDPTLHYLSAANEGDAVAIAAGATLGEGRGARSVTMMQNSGLGNAVSPLTSLTWTFRLPQLLIVTWRGQPGITDEPQHALMGPITPAMLDLMEVPWELFPTEPDAIAPALERAVRHMDETGRPYALVMQKGSVAPFPLQPSERPARPAQPAPVSVMRGVAPSDMPTRRDALARVIAHTPLEGTVVLASTGFCGRELYALDDRANQLYMVGSMGCVTTLALGLALARPDLRVVALDGDGAALMRMGAFATLGAYGPSNLIHLLLDNASHDSTGAQATVSPTVSFAGVAAASGYALALEGDTLDVIEQLFDGRSHSLNDGPRFACLTTRPGTPDGLPRPKVTPEAVKSRLMDHIAQRAQASA
- a CDS encoding 2-aminoethylphosphonate aminotransferase; this encodes MLLLNPGPVTLTERVRKSLLQPDLCHREPEFFDLQDEARARLTAVYGLDPAEWTPVLMTGSGTAAVESMTAGLVPEGGRLLIVENGVYGERISQIAKQYRIDHDVIHFEWMQAPELAQIVAKLDAAGERPYTNVAIIHHETTTGRLNDLTGISRVCRERGIDLLVDGVSSFAAEAIDFNDSAIVAVAATANKCVHGVPGVSFVLVRKAALAKAFARTYYLDIARLAKLQAERNTPFTPSVQAYYALVEALRELDDAGGWKKRHAHYGALAEQARAGLAALGIDSVLPPGESSVVLRAYKLPAGVDYPRLHDWLKADGFVIYAGQGGLSKELFRISTMGNLTAADIDRLLASFARLVK
- the dxs gene encoding 1-deoxy-D-xylulose-5-phosphate synthase translates to MTDLLASLRSPAELRALSRPELRRVADELRACVLENVSRTGGHLSSNLGTVELTIALHYVFDTPNDRIVWDVGHQTYPHKILTGRREAMPTLRQWQGLSGFPKRDESPYDTFGTAHSSTSISAALGMALASKVKGEKRHAIAVIGDGAMTAGEAFEALNNAGVYDDLPFLVVLNDNDMSISPPVGALNQYLTRLMSGQFYSAGKESVRNLLRNAPAPMRELAHKLEEHAKAIVSPTGTMFEEFGFNYLGPIDGHDLDALIPALENIKALKGPQFLHVVTRKGRGYKLAEADPVLYHGPGKFNPSEGIRPAAPGTVSAKTYTQVFGEWLCDAAAADKRVVGVTPAMREGSGLVEFEKRFPDRYYDVGIAEQHAVTFAGGLATEGLRPVVAIYSTFLQRGYDQLIHDVALQNLPVLFAIDRGGLVGADGATHAGAYDIAYLRCIPNMVVMAPADENECRQMLQTALGIDGPSAVRYPRGTGPGVKTEAGLSTLPVGRAQVRRQSAAPAGKRVAILAFGSMVALAENVAQAFDASVVNMRFVKPLDEATVLEMARTHDLVVTLEEAAVMGGAGTACVEALNANGVLVPVLQLGLPDTYIDQGTPAQQLASVGLDVPGITASIRRAMAERLGGSVEAV
- a CDS encoding MMPL family transporter, yielding MLTSLVVRIVRFSAKHAYPVIFASLLLVVASCVYVAKHFAINTDVSSLIDLNTPAAERGREIDRAFPQKTDLTLAVVQAPAAEFADKAAAELAAKLESETDVFRAVSRPGAGDFFAHNALLFASTDDVKSLTGKLEDAKPLLNRLAQDPSLAGLSNLLSVTLQTPLLTGQVKLSDMSRLLGNAADASEAVLANRPAAMSWRALVAPDTVARSYVQVQPVLDYGALEAGANAATRIRDAVADLKLGERYGATVRLTGPRPLSDEEFASVRQDAGPNAVITLLAVLVVLWLAVRSGKMILAVFITLLAGLAVTFALGLMMVGALNMISVAFAVLFVGIGVDFGIQFGVRYREERHRLEHDEGKSGDEVLRGALSGAGKQIAMPLTLAAAATAASFFSFLPTDYRGVSELGLIAGVGILCVAFPSAITLLPALISVFKPKGEPSPPGFRSLGPVDDFTEKHRKPLLYGTLALVIAGLPLLAHLHFDFNPLHLKDPHTESMATLIDLSNSPEAGVNDVQLLAPNLADADAEAAKLRAVPEIGRVVTLTTFLPSDQPAKLAMIGTAAKSLLPVLTQTPLAAVPDATRVSALKTAAGQLEDAALDYPGEGAKEAQRLAAAMRKLAAADPATRDRADRAIADPLKLALGQLRDALQPKLVTRESLPKDIASQWVAADGRALVNISPRVEKGADPSDDVMLRKFTEAVLRTTPDAVGGPISILRSANTIIRAFIEAGAWALLSITVLLWLALRSFGDVLRTLVPLLVSAAVTLEVTVLIGLPLNFANIIALPLLLGVGVAFKIYYVIAWRHGQYRLLASGLTQAIVLSAATTGIAFGSLWLSHHPGTSSMGKLLALSLVCTLIGAVFFQPVLMGKPREKAVPPKQP
- a CDS encoding MlaC/ttg2D family ABC transporter substrate-binding protein, yielding MNKFLMTVAAVALSGIGSVATVSSAWAQASANPNDMVKTAVETVVKGVKADPAAKTGDVTATARVVARDFLPYADFLRTTRFAVGPKAFDTATPTQQQQVFEQFQQLLVNTFALQLSQVRGNDLTFKFDPAKLTANSSDVVVGATVSGTGDNLSVAYRLTKTDKGWKIYDINMMGENVANAWLIQLYQPQFKARIAQGGIDSLIAYLREKNERFGK
- the ispH gene encoding 4-hydroxy-3-methylbut-2-enyl diphosphate reductase is translated as MQVLLAQPRGFCAGVIRAIEIVERALEKYGAPVYVRHEIVHNKHVVDSLKAKGARFIAELSEAPAGAVTIFSAHGVARVVEQEAEIRGLKVLNATCPLVTKVHIQGKNYVSAGREVILIGHAGHPEVEGTMGQIDGPVHLVQTEDDVDALPLAIDTPVSYVTQTTLSVDETRGIIAALQRRFTNIVGPNTKDICYATQNRQTAVRELCERVDVLLVVGATNSSNSNRLREIGSEMGLPSYLVADGSEVNPEWVRGKARIGITAGASAPERMVEDVIDALRRIDTVEVTLMDGIEETIQFRLPSELTKDEPVAARHAVAG